One segment of Pseudomonas pohangensis DNA contains the following:
- the queC gene encoding 7-cyano-7-deazaguanine synthase QueC, producing the protein MNEKRAVILLSGGLDSATVVAMARADGFSCYSMSFDYGQRHRAELAAAEQIARQLGVIEHKVIGLNLNGIGGSALTDESIAVPETPGEGIPLTYVPARNTVFLALALGWAEVLQAQDIFIGVNAVDYSGYPDCRPEFISAFESMANLATRAGVEGPGFRIQAPLQYLSKAEIIQAGTRLGVDYGLTVSCYQADALGRACGRCDSCRLRAAGFAAAELADPTHYQ; encoded by the coding sequence ATGAACGAAAAGCGTGCAGTCATCCTGTTGTCTGGTGGCCTCGACTCGGCGACCGTCGTGGCGATGGCCCGGGCAGACGGTTTCAGCTGCTACAGCATGAGTTTTGATTATGGCCAGCGTCACCGTGCCGAGTTGGCCGCAGCCGAGCAGATTGCCCGGCAACTGGGCGTGATCGAGCACAAGGTGATAGGTCTGAACCTCAACGGCATTGGCGGCTCGGCCTTGACCGATGAAAGTATCGCGGTACCCGAAACACCGGGTGAAGGCATTCCGCTGACTTATGTGCCGGCACGCAATACGGTGTTTCTGGCGCTGGCATTGGGCTGGGCCGAAGTGCTGCAGGCGCAGGACATTTTCATAGGGGTGAATGCGGTGGATTATTCCGGCTATCCGGACTGTCGCCCCGAGTTCATCAGCGCCTTCGAAAGCATGGCCAATCTGGCTACCAGGGCCGGGGTAGAGGGTCCGGGCTTTCGTATCCAGGCACCACTGCAGTACCTGAGCAAGGCTGAAATCATTCAGGCCGGAACCCGTCTCGGGGTTGATTACGGGCTGACGGTTTCCTGTTATCAGGCCGATGCCTTGGGGCGGGCCTGTGGTCGCTGTGATAGCTGCCGTTTGCGTGCTGCAGGCTTTGCCGCGGCTGAGCTGGCTGATCCTACGCATTATCAATAG
- the queE gene encoding 7-carboxy-7-deazaguanine synthase QueE: MSETLRITEIFYSLQGETRTAGLPTVFVRLTGCPLRCQYCDTAYAFSGGELCTLQEILAQVATYQPRYVCVTGGEPLAQPNCIPLLQQLCDAGYQVSLETSGALDIAAVDPRVSRVLDLKTPDSQEVARNRYENIALLTAHDQVKFVICSRKDYDWAVSKLIEYRLEQRAGEVLFSPSQHELPARQLADWIIADNLPVRLQLQLHKILWNDVPGH, from the coding sequence ATGTCAGAAACACTGCGTATTACCGAAATTTTCTACTCCCTGCAGGGCGAGACACGTACTGCCGGCTTGCCGACGGTGTTTGTTCGCCTGACCGGCTGTCCGTTGCGCTGCCAGTATTGCGATACCGCCTATGCCTTCAGTGGCGGTGAGCTCTGCACCCTGCAGGAGATTCTTGCCCAGGTGGCGACTTACCAGCCGCGGTATGTCTGCGTGACCGGTGGCGAGCCGTTGGCACAGCCCAATTGCATCCCGCTGCTGCAGCAGTTGTGCGATGCCGGTTACCAGGTCTCGCTGGAAACCAGCGGTGCACTGGATATAGCGGCTGTTGATCCGCGTGTCAGTCGTGTGCTTGACCTTAAAACACCGGATTCGCAGGAGGTCGCGCGCAACCGCTATGAAAATATCGCGTTGCTGACCGCACATGATCAGGTGAAATTCGTTATCTGTTCGCGCAAGGACTACGACTGGGCGGTTTCCAAGCTGATCGAGTATCGCCTGGAGCAACGTGCTGGCGAAGTACTGTTCTCGCCCAGCCAGCATGAGCTGCCGGCGCGGCAGCTGGCGGACTGGATCATTGCTGACAATCTGCCGGTGCGCCTGCAGTTGCAGCTACACAAGATTCTCTGGAATGACGTGCCGGGACATTGA
- the ybgF gene encoding tol-pal system protein YbgF, which translates to MTKLNRILALLAFGLPLAALAEVPVVEGNNAAGGGYSSAGYGSAASYAGSGAAAPVSAQGQVFMQLQQLQQEVQQLRGLLEEQQNEIRNLKQESLDRYQDLDRRLGTGAAGAPLNQSQPGTAMNAGNAPVMPVAPVQNPSAASAGPADPEKEKLYYDAAFDLIKTRDFAKASQAFSGFLRKYPNSQYAGNAQYWLGEVSLAQGDLPAAAQAFAQVSKSYPDHQKVPDSLYKLADVELRQGNTAQAKSILQQVVSQYPGSSAAQLAQRDLKGL; encoded by the coding sequence ATGACCAAGCTCAATCGCATTCTCGCGTTATTGGCCTTTGGCCTGCCTCTGGCAGCACTGGCCGAAGTACCTGTCGTCGAAGGTAACAATGCTGCAGGTGGCGGCTATTCGTCGGCAGGTTATGGGAGTGCGGCTTCCTATGCTGGATCCGGGGCAGCTGCCCCGGTTTCGGCACAAGGACAGGTATTCATGCAGTTGCAGCAACTCCAGCAGGAAGTGCAGCAACTGCGTGGTCTGCTGGAAGAGCAGCAAAACGAAATTCGTAACTTGAAGCAGGAAAGTCTGGATCGCTATCAGGATCTTGATCGGCGTCTGGGTACTGGCGCTGCCGGTGCTCCGCTGAATCAGAGTCAGCCTGGTACTGCGATGAATGCCGGTAATGCTCCGGTGATGCCTGTTGCTCCTGTACAGAATCCGTCTGCGGCCAGCGCTGGACCGGCTGACCCGGAAAAAGAAAAGCTCTACTACGATGCGGCTTTCGATCTGATCAAGACCCGCGACTTTGCCAAGGCCAGTCAGGCATTTAGCGGCTTTTTGCGCAAGTATCCCAATAGTCAGTACGCGGGCAATGCGCAGTACTGGCTGGGTGAAGTAAGCCTGGCGCAAGGCGATTTGCCCGCAGCCGCTCAGGCCTTTGCCCAGGTCAGCAAGTCCTATCCTGATCATCAGAAAGTGCCGGATTCGCTGTACAAGCTGGCCGATGTCGAATTGCGACAGGGCAACACCGCTCAGGCCAAGTCGATTTTGCAGCAGGTTGTCAGTCAGTATCCGGGCAGTTCCGCTGCCCAATTGGCCCAGCGCGACCTCAAAGGCTTGTAG
- the pal gene encoding peptidoglycan-associated lipoprotein Pal encodes MEMLKFGKIAAVALALAVVVGCSSKKGDAAGEGAVDPNAGYDASANGASGLDSSMSDEAALRAITVFYFAYDSAELQPEAMRALDVHARDLKANGQRVVLAGNTDERGTREYNMALGERRAQTVQRYLVLQGVSPAQLEAISYGEERPVALGNDEQAWAQNRRVEMTK; translated from the coding sequence ATGGAAATGCTGAAATTCGGCAAAATTGCCGCCGTTGCCCTGGCCCTGGCCGTTGTTGTGGGTTGTTCCTCGAAGAAGGGCGATGCCGCCGGTGAAGGCGCTGTTGATCCGAATGCCGGTTATGACGCTAGCGCCAATGGTGCCTCCGGTCTGGACAGCAGCATGAGCGATGAAGCTGCACTGCGCGCTATCACCGTATTCTACTTTGCCTACGACAGCGCCGAGCTGCAGCCTGAGGCCATGCGTGCCCTCGACGTGCATGCACGTGACCTGAAAGCCAATGGTCAGCGCGTAGTGCTGGCAGGTAACACCGACGAGCGCGGTACCCGCGAGTACAACATGGCACTGGGTGAGCGTCGCGCTCAGACCGTACAGCGTTATCTGGTACTGCAGGGCGTTTCCCCGGCACAGCTGGAAGCCATTTCCTATGGTGAAGAGCGTCCGGTTGCGCTGGGTAACGACGAGCAGGCGTGGGCGCAGAACCGCCGCGTAGAGATGACCAAGTAA